One region of Hemiscyllium ocellatum isolate sHemOce1 chromosome 32, sHemOce1.pat.X.cur, whole genome shotgun sequence genomic DNA includes:
- the LOC132830972 gene encoding heat shock protein 30C-like, translating into MLRYRAFHPSRLCQQPVYTLAPVSHRLWEPLECNMWEQVEEARKGMDFINRVLEDLTAECFGEIPRTRDNKSDANGEGKRQSEDKEGNRFSVSLNVQHFPPEDLRVKVFGRKVLVTGKHEKKCDDGSGCYSYKYEEFRREFQLPEDVDAEALRCCLSQDGQLKVQAPRLALPAVNERTFPINITSETTTTPRLNPDQETEKQESGKDVGMKKAEEQMSS; encoded by the coding sequence ATGCTGAGATATCGGGCTTTCCACCCTTCACGTCTGTGCCAGCAGCCTGTATACACACTGGCGCCTGTTTCACACAGGCTCTGGGAACCACTTGAATGTAACATGTGGGAACAGGTGGAAGAAGCGAGAAAGGGCATGGACTTCATCAATCGAGTTCTTGAGGATCTGACAGCAGAATGTTTTGGGGAAATACCAAGAACTCGAGACAACAAATCTGATGCTAATGGAGAAGGTAAAAGACAATCCGAGGACAAGGAGGGAAATCGCTTTTCTGTGTCTCTGAATGTCCAGCACTTCCCCCCAGAAGACCTGAGGGTGAAAGTATTTGGAAGAAAAGTGCTGGTGACAGGAAAACATGAGAAGAAATGTGATGATGGCAGCGGCTGTTACAGCTACAAATATGAAGAGTTCAGGAGAGAATtccagctgccagaggatgttgatGCTGAAGCTCTTCGATGCTGTTTGTCACAGGACGGTCAGTTAAAAGTCCAAGCCCCACGCCTGGCACTGCCAGCTGTGAATGAACGGACCTTCCCCATCAACATCACCTCGGAGACAACAACCACACCCCGGCTCAATCCTGAccaagagacagagaaacaggagAGTGGGAAGGATGTGGGGATGAAGAAAGCTGAAGAACAGATGTCCAGTTAA
- the LOC132830947 gene encoding heat shock protein 30C-like gives MWEQVEEARKGMNFINRVLEDLTAECFAEVPRTRDNKSDANGEGKRQSEDKDGDGFSVSLNVQHFPPEDLRVKVFGRKVLVTGKHEKKCDDGSGCYSYKYEEFRREFQLPEDVDAEALRCCLSQDGQLKVQAPRLALPAVNERTVPINITSETTTTPRLNPDQEAGKQESGKSVGIKKEIGKMGI, from the coding sequence ATGTGGGAACAGGTGGAAGAAGCGAGAAAGGGCATGAACTTCATCAATCGAGTTCTTGAGGATCTGACAGCAGAATGTTTTGCAGAAGTACCAAGAACTCGAGACAACAAATCTGATGCTAATGGAGAAGGTAAAAGACAATCCGAGGACAAGGATGGAGATGGCTTTTCTGTGTCCCTGAATGTCCAGCACTTCCCCCCAGAAGACCTGAGGGTGAAAGTATTTGGAAGAAAAGTGCTGGTGACAGGAAAACACGAGAAGAAATGTGATGATGGCAGCGGCTGTTACAGCTACAAATATGAAGAGTTCAGGAGAGAATtccagctgccagaggatgtcgaTGCTGAAGCTCTTCGATGCTGTTTGTCACAGGACGGTCAGTTAAAGGTTCAAGCCCCGCGCCTGGCACTGCCAGCTGTGAATGAACGGACCGTCCCCATCAACATCACCTCGGAGACAACAACCACTCCCCGGCTCAATCCTGACCAAGAGGCAGGGAAACAGGAGAGTGGGAAGTCTGTGGGGATCAAGAAAGAGATAGGAAAAATGGGCATTTAA
- the LOC132830886 gene encoding heat shock protein 30C-like: MLSYRAFHPSRLCQRPVYTLAPVSHRLWEPLECNMWEQVEEARKGMNIINRVLEDLTAECFGEIPRTRDNKSDASGEGKRQSEDKDGDGFSVSLNVQHFPPEDLSVKVIGRKVLVTGKHEKKCDDGSGCYSYKYEEFRREFQLPEDVDAEALRCCLSQDGQLKVQAPRLALPVVNERTVPINITSETTTTPRLNPDQETEKQESGKDVGMKKAEK, encoded by the coding sequence ATGCTGAGCTATCGGGCTTTCCACCCTTCACGTCTGTGCCAGCGGCCTGTATACACACTGGCGCCTGTTTCACACAGGCTCTGGGAACCACTTGAATGTAACATGTGGGAACAGGTGGAAGAAGCGAGAAAGGGCATGAACATCATCAATCGAGTTCTTGAGGATCTGACAGCAGAATGTTTTGGGGAAATACCAAGAACCCGAGACAACAAATCTGATGCTAGTGGAGAAGGTAAAAGACAATCCGAGGACAAGGATGGAGATGGCTTTTCTGTGTCCCTGAATGTCCAGCACTTCCCCCCAGAAGACCTGAGTGTGAAAGTAATTGGAAGAAAAGTGCTGGTGACAGGAAAACACGAGAAGAAATGTGATGATGGCAGCGGCTGTTACAGCTACAAATATGAAGAGTTCAGGAGAGAATtccagctgccagaggatgtcgaTGCTGAAGCTCTTCGATGCTGTTTGTCACAGGACGGTCAGTTAAAGGTTCAAGCCCCGCGCCTGGCACTGCCAGTTGTGAATGAACGGACCGTCCCCATCAACATCACCTCGGAGACAACAACCACTCCCCGGCTCAATCCTGAccaagagacagagaaacaggagAGTGGGAAGGATGTGGGGATGAAGAAAGCTGAAAAATAG
- the LOC132830919 gene encoding heat shock protein 30C-like has translation MLSYRAFHPSRLCQQPLYTLAPVSHRLWEPLECNMWEQVEEARKGMNIINRVLEDLTAECFGEIPRTRDKKSDANGEDKRQSEDKDGDGFSVSLNVQHFPPEDLSVKVIGRKVLVTGKHEKKCDDGSGCYSYKYEEFRREFQLPEDVDAEALRCCLSQDGQLKVQAPRLALPAVNERTVPINITSETTTTPRLNPDQEAEKQ, from the coding sequence ATGCTGAGCTATCGGGCTTTCCACCCTTCACGTCTGTGCCAGCAGCCTTTATACACACTGGCGCCTGTTTCACACAGGCTCTGGGAACCACTTGAATGTAACATGTGGGAACAGGTGGAAGAAGCGAGAAAGGGCATGAACATCATCAATCGAGTTCTTGAGGATCTGACAGCAGAATGTTTTGGGGAAATACCAAGAACTCGAGACAAGAAATCTGATGCTAATGGAGAAGATAAAAGACAATCCGAGGACAAGGATGGAGATGGCTTTTCTGTGTCCCTGAATGTCCAACACTTCCCCCCAGAAGACCTGAGTGTGAAAGTAATTGGAAGAAAAGTGCTGGTGACAGGAAAACACGAGAAGAAATGTGATGATGGCAGCGGCTGTTACAGCTACAAATATGAAGAGTTCAGGAGAGAATtccagctgccagaggatgtcgaTGCTGAAGCTCTTCGATGCTGTTTGTCACAGGACGGTCAGTTAAAGGTTCAAGCCCCGCGCCTGGCACTGCCAGCTGTGAATGAACGGACCGTCCCCATCAACATCACCTCGGAGACAACAACCACTCCCCGGCTCAATCCTGACCAAGAGGCAGAGAAACAGTAG
- the LOC132830944 gene encoding heat shock protein 30C-like, which yields MLSYRAFHPSRLCQQPVYTLATVSHRLWEPLECNMWEQVEEARKGMDFINRVLEDLTAECFGEIPRTQDNKSDARGDGKRQSEDKDGDGISVSLNVQHFPPEDLRVKVIGRKVLVTGKHEKKCDDGSGCYSYKYEEFRREFQLPEDVDSEALRCCLSQDGQLKVQAPRLALPAVNERTVPINITTETTTSPRLNPDQEAEEQESGKDVGNKKAEEQMNS from the coding sequence ATGCTGAGCTATCGGGCTTTCCACCCTTCACGGCTGTGCCAGCAGCCTGTATACACACTGGCGACTGTTTCACACAGGCTCTGGGAACCACTTGAATGTAACATGTGGGAACAGGTGGAAGAAGCGAGAAAGGGCATGGACTTCATCAATCGAGTTCTTGAGGATCTGACAGCAGAATGTTTTGGGGAAATACCAAGAACTCAAGACAACAAATCTGATGCTCGTGGAGACGGAAAAAGACAATCCGAGGACAAGGATGGAGATGGCATTTCTGTGTCCCTGAATGTCCAGCACTTCCCCCCAGAAGACCTGAGGGTGAAAGTAATTGGAAGAAAAGTGCTGGTGACAGGAAAACACGAGAAGAAATGTGATGATGGCAGTGGCTGTTACAGCTACAAATATGAAGAGTTCAGGAGAGAATtccagctgccagaggatgtcgaTTCTGAAGCTCTTCGATGCTGTTTGTCACAGGACGGTCAGTTAAAGGTTCAAGCCCCGCGCCTGGCACTGCCAGCTGTGAATGAACGGACCGTCCCCATCAACATCACCACGGAGACAACAACCTCTCCCCGGCTCAATCCTGACCAAGAggcagaggaacaggagagtgggaaggatgttgggaaCAAGAAAGCTGAAGAACAGATGAACAGTTAA